TTATCCTGAAGTGAAACAGGTAAAAAGTAATGGTGATAATAAACTATTAGAGCAAAAATCAGTTAACAAAAAATATGCCATTGTATTTTCGATTGAAAAAGATAAAGTTATAGCCATTTCCTTAACTATGGATCTTGTGATTCAATAATTTGAAAAGCCCAAACGAGTCATGATTGTCTCGTTTGGGCTATATTTTACCAAGAGATATTATTAAATCCATATACATTAGGATCGCTTGATTGTTGATACGTATAGTTATTCAGGCAATCTCTACCTGTTATGGTCTCATACATATTTTGATAACCACCACTTGCTGTCCACAACCTTCTTGTACTGGTGCTGTTTAATGCATAGGACTGTGACGAACAATAACTTGTAGAACTTCCTGTGTAGTTAGCATAAAAGCCGTATCTCAATGCAGTACAGGCTGCATTGAGACCTGTATTTCCAAAACCTGCATGAGAGTAAGCAAATTGCACGTGGCGGTAGCCTGAGATTAAAAGATGAGCATAAGCAGAAACCCCTTGAATAACATTATTGAAAAAAGTTCCATGAGGAGTATTGTCAGTTGTGCCGCTATAACCGCAAGTACCTGTCTGAAATCCTGGGTTCCACGCACTCTGGAAGGAGGACCGGCTCCATCCATGCTCAAAAGCCCAATGAGCAAGAACGAGCGAGATTGGCAAAACGCCAAAATAGGGAGACTGAAAGCTTTGCCATGATACCCACTTAGCTAAATCTATAATATTATAGGATGTTCCTTGAGAGATCACGGCCCCATTAATAAAGTCGGACTGATTGGAGAGACAGGCATTGGCTCTTAGGCTAATGTCCTTGAATTTACCGCCAGCAGGTACAGTTATGGGGCTACTCTCAATGTGCTGACCACAATTACAAGGTTCTTTCTTTTTGTTCTCTTCCATTTCAAACAACTCCCTAACAAAATATTACAGATACTATATCTGCAATTTAGGATATTCATTGTTTATTAGTAGGGAAGGGCAAGTAAGCAAAAAGGTATTTTTTGATAAAGAGGTCCTAATACCCACCCTACACCCCATAGGCAGATTAATGAATAATCATTGGGAAAGAAAATCGAGACGAATGGGGATATGTAGCATGATTTTGTCGGGGAGATAATAGCCTGGGGATGTATTGTATAATGTTACATATGTATATTATAATGAACAAAAGGAGGTGCTACGGTTTGAATGCTATACACATCAGGATAGGAAACAATCTGCAGCGTATTCGAAAGAACAGGCAGTTAAGCTTAGATAAGCTCGCCGATTTAACCAAGGTTAGCAAAGGTATGCTGCATCAAATTGAGCGGGGAGAAACGCAGCCCACAGTGACAACGGTGTGGAAAATTGCGACGGGACTCAATATTTCGTTCTCATCTCTGCTTAAAGAGGATGAGGCAGTAGTATCCATTGCAACGCGGAAAGAAACTCCAGATTTAACAGAGGACAATGGAAAATGCAGAGCATATTTACTGTTTCCTTTTGATCCGCAGACACGTATTGAAACATTTACGCTCATTCTCAGCCCTGCCTGTAACTATGTTTCACTCCCGCACAATGACGGGGTTCAAGAGTACATCACCGTTACCTCCGGAGTGTTCAGTATACAGATTAAGGACGAAATATACACCTTACCAGAAGGACAGGCTATAAGATTTGCAGGCAATGTTGAACACCGTTATCTCAATCAATCGGACGAAGATGTGACGATACAAGTGATTATGCATTATATGGATTCTTAATGCATGTAAAGATTAAGGAGGAATATACGGTGACAAACCAACTTAAAGAGAGTGCTAAGCAGGTTCAAAACAAACTACTGGAGCTGGGGTATACAAATCAAGTTGTAGAACTGCCTGACAGTACACGGACTGCACAGGAGGCTGCCGATGCGATAGGCTGCGAGGTAGCACATATAGCGAAATCCATTATCTTTCGGCTCAAAAATGAGGATAAACCCTTACTGGTCATAGCAAGCGGAGTAAACCGGATTAATGAAAAACAAATTACCAGCCATCTAAATGACAAGTTGGGCAAAGCTGATGCTGATTTTGTACGTGAACACACCGGATTTGTGATTGGAGGCGTACCGCCGTTAGGACATAAAGAGTCCATCCTCACTTTTATTGATGAAGACTTGTTGCAATACAGAGAGATATGGGCTGCTGCCGGACATCCAAGAGCAGTGTTTCAATTAACACCCCAAGAATTAATACAAATGACACAAGGGCGGGTAATCTGTGTAAAATAAATAACCCATCCCATCCTACATAAGTACTAGCCCTTGGCAAGCGGAGTGCCGCATAGAAATATGCTGTCTCTGCTTGTTCATTTTTGGGGGTGAATGCTATGATATTTTTCCTTTTTTATCCTTTTTAATGCTATAAAATAGAAAATAAAACCTTGGTGAAATCCGGAAGGCATTGAAAAGAACGGGATTGGGGAGAAGCTCATGCGTGTTGCATTGGTTTGTTGTGCGGGTTCTACGGAGCCTTGCGAGGAGTGCAGGTTCAAGAACATTCATTCTTTTTTTGCGCGGGAATACGGGTGTAAGGTGTTTCATTTCAGGGAGCTGGAGGCGCTGGCGGATATTGTGAAGGAGGGCTTGAGGTTCGATGGGGTGATCGTCAGCACTCCGGATTTCAACCTGGGCTTCATCCATATGATGCAATCCCTGCAGCAGCTATTGACGCTGAAAATTTTCATTATTGTTGAAGAGATTGGCACTCAAGGCATGTTGGTTCCTATCCCGTCCAATCATATGTACATCGGCAGCTCCGGACGCCAGGGCTTCCAGGAGGAATTATTCAGCCGCCTGCGCTGCTGGTTCGACGAAGGGCTTAGCCGCAACGCGAATGGTACCCGGCACTCCAGAGGCATCGCGCTTAATCTCCACTCCAAGTCCCTGAAGGTTGGCGAGTTCGTTATTGAACTTACCTGTAAGGAATTTGAACTCTTAGATCTCCTGCTGGAGAGCCAAGGCCAGTTCATCCCGACGGAGCAGATCCTGCATCACCTGTGGGATAGGTATACGTCCCCGGAAATTGTGAGGCAATACGTATACAAGCTAAGGCACAAAATCGAAGTGACCTCGGGCCGCAGCGACATCATCCTGTTCCGCCGGGGCATCGGATATTCAGTGAGTGTGTAGATCTGACAGTTGTCTGTCGGGTCTTTTTTTTTTGGTTTGGGACAGGTATGCGTGAACGGGATGAAAGAGGGGCATGGCCAAATGTATGCCAAAAACCGAACACATTGGGCGGGGCGGATGCGCGTGGACCAAATGTATGCGAAAAACCGAACACATTGCGCCTGCGAGCCGGTATGTGGTCCAAATGTATGTGGAAAACCGAACACATCTCGCCCGCAAGCCGGTGTGTGGCCAAATGTATGCGAAAAACCGAACAGATTGCGCCTGCGAGCCGGCGTGTGATCCAATGTATGCGAAAAACCGAACACATTGCGCTTGCGAGCCGGTGTGTGGTCCAATGTATGCGAAAAACCGAACATATCTCGCCCGCAAGCCGGTGTGTGGTCCAATGTATGCGAAAAACCGAACACATTGCGCCCGCAAACCGGTGTGTGGTCGAATGTATGCGAAAAACCGAACACATTGCGCCCGTGAGCCGGTATGTGGTCGAATGTATGCGAAAAACCGAACACATCTCGCCCGCGAGCCGGTGTGTGGTCGAATGTATGCGAAAAACCGAACACATTGCGCCTGCGAGCCGGTGTGGGGTCCAATGTATGCGAAAAAGCGCGCTTCCTGTCGCTGCTGCAAACTAACTGTAGATTAACGCAAGACTAACATCCGGGTTATGTCACCCTGCGAAATTTAGCGTTACGATGTCTGTAAACCTATTGGGGAGGCATGTGGAGTGACAACGATTCAGAACAGTATCTGGATTCATGCAGACCGGAACACCGTATTCGACAGGACTAACGATATTGCGAACTGGACGGAGCTATTCACGGAGTACCAGGAGAGCCGGGTGCTGGAGCAGACTGAGGCGTACATCCGTTTCGAGCTGACGACATATCCCGAGGAGAACCGGCCAGCCCGGTCCTGGACCTCCGAGCGGTGGCTTGACCGTCCGAACTTCCGGATCACCGCCCGCCGACTCGCACCGCTGCTGCCGTTCAAGCATATGAACCTGGAATGGCTCTATGAAGAGCAGAACGAAGGGACGTATATGACCTGGATTCAGGAGTTCGAGGTCGATCCCGCAAGCGGGCTTACCGGGGAACAGGTGGAGGCGCATCTGAACCGGACCACGAAGGAGCAGATGGCGGCAATCAAGCAGAATATCGAGCAGCAAACGGTTCGGAGCTGAGCCTCAGATGGAGAAGACGAAGGGAAGAAGAGTCGTAATCACCGGCATGGGGCTGCTTACCCCGCTGGGGAATACGCTGGAGGACTTCTGGAGGAACAGCCTGGAGGGCAAGGTGGGATATGACCGGCTCCAGGGCTATGAGGACATGAAGCTGAAAAGCCGGGTGGTTGGTAAAATCCCTGAATTCGAGCATCTCGGCAGAACAGCGGACGATGCGGTGAGGTCAGCGATGGGCCGGCCGGCTATTCTGGCGGTCAATGCCGCAGTCAGGGCCGTGGACGATGCCGGCCTTATGTTCACGAAGGAGCTGCGGGAGCGCTCAGGCGTCTGCATCGCCAATGCGATTGCGGACACGCCGTTCTCGGAGCAGACGTTCCTGGGACTGACGGCAAGCGGCCAAGGGCCGATTGACTATGGACTGGGCGAAGGAGATCTGTACCGCAAGGGCATGTTCTCCTACATCGCCTTCGATGTGGCCCATCAGTTCGGGCTGCAGGGCGAGGCGCTGGTCATGTCAACCGGCTGCACGGGCGGCATTGATGCGGTGGGTTACGGATACGAATCCATCACGGCCGGTGAGCATGATGTGATGCTGTGCGGTGCGGCGGAAGCGCCAATCAGCTCGATGACGATCTCCTCGTTTGACGCGATTGGGGCACTCACGACCAAGTTCAACGATGATCCCAAGCGGGCTTCCCGGCCCTTCGAGCGCAACCGCAGCGGCTTCGTGCTCAGTGAGGGCTGCGCGGTTGTGGTGCTGGAGGAGCTGGACCATGCGCTCCGGCGGCACGCGCCAATCTACGGCGAGGTGACCGGGTTCGCCAGCACGAACAATGCTTATCACATGACTGACCTGCCCCAGGACGGGGAGGCGCTGGCTCTGACGATGAACGAGGCGCTGCACAGTGCCGGTATCCGGCCGGAGGAGATCGGGTACATCAATGCCCACGGAAGCTCGACGCCGCAGAATGATGCCTTCGAGACCGCAGCCTACAAAAGAACCTTCGGGGAGTCCGCATACTCCATTCCGATCAGCTCCACCAAATCGATGACCGGCCATCCGCTGTCGGCCGCCAGTGCCATCGAGATTGTGCATTGCCTGCTGGCCTTGAACGAAGGCTACATTCCGCCAACGGCGAATCTGGATGAGCCGGACCCGGCCTGTGACCTGAATTATGTGCCGAAGCAGGCGGTGAAGCGCGAGCTGTACCAGATTCTGACCAATGCCAGCGGGTTCTCCGGCATCCATTCCGCTATGGTGCTGGAGAGGAACGAATTCTGCAACCGGACGGGGAGGCTTCAGACGGAACAATGGATGTGCAGCCGATGAAGAACAAAGTGTATGTAACCGGTGTCGGCATGATCGGGCCTTGCGGCAATAATGCCGCGGCCTTCTGGGACGGCCTGCTTAGCGGACGCAATTATATGTCCTCGCTCCAACTGGAGGATACGATGGGCGCAGCACCTCCGTTCGCCGGACAAGTCAGCGGGCTGGACCCCGGGCAGGTGATCTCGAAGCGGCTGTTCAAGAAATGCTCGCGGTTCTCCGTGATGTCGATTCTTGCAGCAAAGGATGCTATGGACGATGCGGGCTGGAATCTTGGCACCATGAGCCTGGAGCGGATCGGGATCTTCGTCGGCAACAACTCCGGCGGATGGGAGAGTGCAAGGAACGGTCTCCGTGTGCTGCATACCGAAGGCGCCGCCTTCACGGACCCGAACCTGGCGAGCAACTGGTTCCCGGCGGCTGCCCAGGGGCATATGTCCCTGGCCTTCGGCATCAAGGGCTACAGCAAGACCGTTATCGCCGACCGGTGCAGCGGGCTGCTGGCCATCGCCTATGCGGCCCGGGCGATCCGCAGCGGAATCATTGATGCCGCTGTGGTGGGCGGGGCTGAGACGCCAATTGATCCATGGGCGCTCGCGTTCTACAACGCGGAGGGGCTGCTGAATCTGAAGGCGGACAGCGCGGAGACGGCCTACCGGCCGTATGTGCAGTCCCGCAGCGGCATGGCGCTGGCCGAAGGCGCGGCCTTCCTCTGCCTGGAATCGGAGCGAAGCCTCCGGCGGCGTGAAGCTGCCAGTCGGGTGCGGGCCAATATCCAGGGCTTCGGCTTCACCAGTGCCGGCCAGGAGGCCGCACCGGTTGAAGAAAGCGTGGCGCAGTGCGCCCGGGCCATCCGGCTGGCGGTGGAGCATTCGGAGACGCAGCCGGAGAACATCGGCTATCTCTCGCTGGACGGGGCGGCATCGGCCCGTGAGGACGGGATCGAATGCGCGGCCATCCAGCAGGTGTTCGGCGACAGTGTCCAAGACAAATGGGCAGGCTGCCCCAAGACGGCCTTCGGCAATGCCATCGGAGCGGCAGGCGCATTCGATACCGCCTTGAGCGTGCTGGCTATGAATCACGGAGAGCTGCCCGGCCTGCCTTATCTGGGTGCATCGATTCAGGACAACGGCCTCCGCTTCGTGCCGGGCATCAGCAGCCGGGTCTCCACCGGGTCCTCGCTGATTCTGTCGAGAGGGAGGGGAGGCGTCTCTGCGGCACTGGTCGTGAATAAGGAAGACTCGTAAACAAGCAGGTTCGCAAGCTCATTCAATCTAATGGGAGGGTGTTAGCAATGGTATTCGTGAAGATCAAAACGATCATTGAGGATATCGGAATCGAAGAGGAGATTACGGAGGCCTCGCGTCTGTATGAGGATCTGGCGCTGGATTCAACGGAGCTGGCGTTGGTCTCGACGGCACTGGCCAAGACCTTCGGCATCCATATTGAGAGCAAGGCGCTCAGAGCATATTCCGTGGGTCAGGTGATGGAAGCCATTGCCCTGAAGGCATGATCCGCGGGACCGGCATGGACCTGATCAGCATCCGCTTCGTAGAGCAGATGCTGGCCAAAGGCGGTGAACTCTTCACCGCACAGTTTTTCTCAGCCGGGGAAAGAGAGCTGTTCACCGGCAAAAAAAGACATGCCGCCGACTTCCTGGCCGGCCGCTTCGCCGCCAAGGAAGCGCTGCTGAAGGCCTTCGGCACCGGCATGGACTGCGAGCTGGGCTGGAACGAGCTGGAGTTCCTCAATCAGGCCAGCGGCCAGCCTTATCTGGTCCGTACCCCGCGCCTTGCGCAGTATCTCCAGCCGCAGGACAGCATTCATGTAAGCATTAGTCATCACGGTGATTATGCTGCCGCATTCATCATTATTGAGAGCAGTCAATGACTGTGAGGAGGACGATTTCCATGAGCAACAACAAAATTTTCATGCTTTTGGCTGTAAATATTCTACTGATTTTCTCGATTATGGTCAGTATCTTCCCGATTGCGCCGCTGATCAGCAGTGAGCTGGGCATGACCTCCAGTGAGATCGGCTCGATCGCGGGCATTGCCTCGCTGGTGATGACCTTCCTGTCGATTCCTTCCGGCGTGTTCGCCGACCGGTACGGGCGGAAGAAGATCATTCTCACGG
This region of Paenibacillus sp. FSL K6-1096 genomic DNA includes:
- a CDS encoding beta-ketoacyl-[acyl-carrier-protein] synthase family protein; protein product: MEKTKGRRVVITGMGLLTPLGNTLEDFWRNSLEGKVGYDRLQGYEDMKLKSRVVGKIPEFEHLGRTADDAVRSAMGRPAILAVNAAVRAVDDAGLMFTKELRERSGVCIANAIADTPFSEQTFLGLTASGQGPIDYGLGEGDLYRKGMFSYIAFDVAHQFGLQGEALVMSTGCTGGIDAVGYGYESITAGEHDVMLCGAAEAPISSMTISSFDAIGALTTKFNDDPKRASRPFERNRSGFVLSEGCAVVVLEELDHALRRHAPIYGEVTGFASTNNAYHMTDLPQDGEALALTMNEALHSAGIRPEEIGYINAHGSSTPQNDAFETAAYKRTFGESAYSIPISSTKSMTGHPLSAASAIEIVHCLLALNEGYIPPTANLDEPDPACDLNYVPKQAVKRELYQILTNASGFSGIHSAMVLERNEFCNRTGRLQTEQWMCSR
- the acpS gene encoding holo-ACP synthase, with the protein product MIRGTGMDLISIRFVEQMLAKGGELFTAQFFSAGERELFTGKKRHAADFLAGRFAAKEALLKAFGTGMDCELGWNELEFLNQASGQPYLVRTPRLAQYLQPQDSIHVSISHHGDYAAAFIIIESSQ
- a CDS encoding SRPBCC family protein, whose product is MTTIQNSIWIHADRNTVFDRTNDIANWTELFTEYQESRVLEQTEAYIRFELTTYPEENRPARSWTSERWLDRPNFRITARRLAPLLPFKHMNLEWLYEEQNEGTYMTWIQEFEVDPASGLTGEQVEAHLNRTTKEQMAAIKQNIEQQTVRS
- a CDS encoding XRE family transcriptional regulator, which gives rise to MNAIHIRIGNNLQRIRKNRQLSLDKLADLTKVSKGMLHQIERGETQPTVTTVWKIATGLNISFSSLLKEDEAVVSIATRKETPDLTEDNGKCRAYLLFPFDPQTRIETFTLILSPACNYVSLPHNDGVQEYITVTSGVFSIQIKDEIYTLPEGQAIRFAGNVEHRYLNQSDEDVTIQVIMHYMDS
- a CDS encoding YbaK/EbsC family protein — translated: MTNQLKESAKQVQNKLLELGYTNQVVELPDSTRTAQEAADAIGCEVAHIAKSIIFRLKNEDKPLLVIASGVNRINEKQITSHLNDKLGKADADFVREHTGFVIGGVPPLGHKESILTFIDEDLLQYREIWAAAGHPRAVFQLTPQELIQMTQGRVICVK
- a CDS encoding beta-ketoacyl synthase N-terminal-like domain-containing protein, with translation MKNKVYVTGVGMIGPCGNNAAAFWDGLLSGRNYMSSLQLEDTMGAAPPFAGQVSGLDPGQVISKRLFKKCSRFSVMSILAAKDAMDDAGWNLGTMSLERIGIFVGNNSGGWESARNGLRVLHTEGAAFTDPNLASNWFPAAAQGHMSLAFGIKGYSKTVIADRCSGLLAIAYAARAIRSGIIDAAVVGGAETPIDPWALAFYNAEGLLNLKADSAETAYRPYVQSRSGMALAEGAAFLCLESERSLRRREAASRVRANIQGFGFTSAGQEAAPVEESVAQCARAIRLAVEHSETQPENIGYLSLDGAASAREDGIECAAIQQVFGDSVQDKWAGCPKTAFGNAIGAAGAFDTALSVLAMNHGELPGLPYLGASIQDNGLRFVPGISSRVSTGSSLILSRGRGGVSAALVVNKEDS
- a CDS encoding winged helix-turn-helix domain-containing protein: MFHFRELEALADIVKEGLRFDGVIVSTPDFNLGFIHMMQSLQQLLTLKIFIIVEEIGTQGMLVPIPSNHMYIGSSGRQGFQEELFSRLRCWFDEGLSRNANGTRHSRGIALNLHSKSLKVGEFVIELTCKEFELLDLLLESQGQFIPTEQILHHLWDRYTSPEIVRQYVYKLRHKIEVTSGRSDIILFRRGIGYSVSV